In the genome of Drosophila pseudoobscura strain MV-25-SWS-2005 chromosome 3, UCI_Dpse_MV25, whole genome shotgun sequence, one region contains:
- the LOC117183592 gene encoding helicase domino-like: MSFNINFNCGPPPVGQNVYKIGELEGEKNIITKESILECINSLPKCENLTLQQKPEVGCQQTANADDSFDCSNLTAAQLEQLALLTAAANPGQSSVSLMVMIPVESLLDIVQVLSGTAAQIVSMSSTVLKGNSSKGTTSEVPIWVDAGVGVPPSVGKIDMEMYQSPADKPSVVVQTQSKSTHNPSFRILEHVIIPSQQPGSIGSLCKQEQQQKATTAGGSAQCYWRVVAVGLRFSSFLFCRCCVDAVGLRFSSFRSFHCRCFVAC; this comes from the exons atgtcgttcaatattaattttaattgtggtCCCCCCCCGGTCGgccaaaatgtatataaaattggAGAATTGGAAGGGGAGAAGAACATTATTACAAAAGAATCTATACTGGAATGTATAAATTCTCTGCCGAAGTGCGAAAATTTGACTCTGCAGCAAAAGCCAGAAGTCGGTTGCCAGCAGACGGCCAATGCTGATGATAGCTTTGATTGCTCCAATCTGACAGCAGCACAGTTGGAGCAGTTGGCCCTACTGACGGCCGCAGCCAACCCTGGGCAATCCAGCGTCAGTTTGATGGTGATGATTCCCGTCGAAAGTTTGTTGGACATTGTTCAGGTACTGTCTGGCACCGCGGCCCAGATAGTATCCATGTCGTCAACCGTATTAAAGGGGAATTCCAGCAAGGGAACAACTTCCGAGGTGCCAATCTGGGTGGATGCAGGAGTGGGCGTGCCGCCCAGTGTCGGCAAGATAGATATGGAGATGTATCAATCGCCCGCAGACAAACCGAGTGTGGTGGTGCAGACACAATCA AAATCGACCCATAATCCGAGTTTTCGCATCCTGGAACATGTCATAATTCCATCCCAGCAGCCGGGCAGCATTGGCAGCCTCTGCaaacaagagcaacagcagaaggcgACTACCGCTGGAGGCAGTGCCCAGTGCTACTGGCGCgtcgttgctgttggcttgcgGTTCTCGTCGTttctcttctgccgctgctgcgtcgatgctgtCGGCTTGCGGTTCTCGTCGTTTCGTTCTTTTCATTGccgttgttttgttgcttgcTGA
- the LOC117183591 gene encoding helicase domino-like produces MSFNINFNCGPPPVGQNVYKIGELEGEKNIITKESILECINSLPKCENLTLQQKPEVGCQQTANADDSFDCSNLTAAQLEQLALLTAAANPGQSSVSLMVMIPVESLLDIVQVLSGTAAQIVSMSSTVLKGNSSKGTTSEVPIWVDAGVGVPPSVGKIDMEMYQSPADKPSVVVQTQSKSTHNPSFRILEHVIIPSQQPGSIGSLCKQEQQQKATTAGGSAQCYWRVVAVGLRFSSFLFCRCCVDAVGLRFSSFRSFHCRCFVAC; encoded by the exons atgtcgttcaatattaattttaattgtggtCCCCCCCCGGTCGgccaaaatgtatataaaattggAGAATTGGAAGGGGAGAAGAACATTATTACAAAAGAATCTATACTGGAATGTATAAATTCTCTGCCGAAGTGCGAAAATTTGACTCTGCAGCAAAAGCCAGAAGTCGGTTGCCAGCAGACGGCCAATGCTGATGATAGCTTTGATTGCTCCAATCTGACAGCAGCACAGTTGGAGCAGTTGGCCCTACTGACGGCCGCAGCCAACCCTGGGCAATCCAGCGTCAGTTTGATGGTGATGATTCCCGTCGAAAGTTTGTTGGACATTGTTCAGGTACTGTCTGGCACCGCGGCCCAGATAGTATCCATGTCGTCAACCGTATTAAAGGGGAATTCCAGCAAGGGAACAACTTCCGAGGTGCCAATCTGGGTGGATGCAGGAGTGGGCGTGCCGCCCAGTGTCGGCAAGATAGATATGGAGATGTACCAATCGCCCGCAGACAAACCGAGTGTGGTGGTGCAGACACAATCA AAATCGACCCATAATCCGAGTTTTCGCATCCTGGAACATGTCATAATTCCATCCCAGCAGCCGGGCAGCATTGGCAGCCTCTGCaaacaagagcaacagcagaaggcgACTACCGCTGGAGGCAGTGCCCAGTGCTACTGGCGCgtcgttgctgttggcttgcgGTTCTCGTCGTttctcttctgccgctgctgcgtcgatgctgtCGGCTTGCGGTTCTCGTCGTTTCGTTCTTTTCATTGccgttgttttgttgcttgcTGA
- the LOC117183681 gene encoding helicase domino-like: MSFNINFNCGPPPVGQNVYKIGELEGEKNIITKESILECINSLPKCENLTLQQKPEVGCQQTANADDSFDCSNLTAAQLEQLALLTAAANPGQSSVSLMVMIPVESLLDIVQVLSGIAAQIVSMSSTVLKGNSSKGTTSEVPIWVDAGVGVPPSVGKIDMEMYQSPADKPSVVVQTQSKSTHNPSFRILEHVIIPSQQPGSIGSLCKQEQQQKATTAGGSAQCYWRVVAVGLRFSSFLFCRCCVDAVGLRFSSFRSFHCRCFVAC; this comes from the exons atgtcgttcaatattaattttaattgtggtCCCCCCCCGGTCGgccaaaatgtatataaaattggAGAATTGGAAGGGGAGAAGAACATTATTACAAAAGAATCTATACTGGAATGTATAAATTCTCTGCCGAAGTGCGAAAATTTGACTCTGCAGCAAAAGCCAGAAGTCGGTTGCCAGCAGACGGCCAATGCTGATGATAGCTTTGATTGCTCCAATCTGACAGCAGCACAGTTGGAGCAGTTGGCCCTACTGACGGCCGCAGCCAACCCTGGGCAATCCAGCGTCAGTTTGATGGTGATGATTCCCGTCGAAAGTTTGTTGGACATTGTTCAGGTACTGTCTGGCATCGCGGCCCAGATAGTATCCATGTCGTCAACCGTATTAAAGGGGAATTCCAGCAAGGGAACAACTTCCGAGGTGCCAATCTGGGTGGATGCAGGAGTGGGCGTGCCGCCCAGTGTCGGCAAGATAGATATGGAGATGTACCAATCGCCCGCAGACAAACCGAGTGTGGTGGTGCAGACACAATCA AAATCGACCCATAATCCGAGTTTTCGCATCCTGGAACATGTCATAATTCCATCCCAGCAGCCGGGCAGCATTGGCAGCCTCTGCaaacaagagcaacagcagaaggcgACTACCGCTGGAGGCAGTGCCCAGTGCTACTGGCGCgtcgttgctgttggcttgcgGTTCTCGTCGTttctcttctgccgctgctgcgtcgatgctgtCGGCTTGCGGTTCTCGTCGTTTCGTTCTTTTCATTGccgttgttttgttgcttgcTGA